Sequence from the Streptomyces sp. NBC_00440 genome:
GCACGACGTACGTCCCTCGACGACCTCTCCGCGTGAAAGAGCTGACCACTCATGGCTGACACCCGTTCCTTCTCCGCAGCGACCGCCGCGACGGCTGCGACCACTGCGGCTGCCGCGACCGCCACACCTCTCCCGTCCCACCGGCACCGGCTGCGGTCCGTCGACCGTGACGAGGTGGTCCCGGTCGCGGACTTCCTGCCGCCCGGCGCCACCTGGCTGCCCGCACCCCAGCACACCTTGCCCTCCGTGCCCGGGCAGCCGCCGATGGTCGGCTATCTGGTGCTGGTGCCCGCCGATCACCAGCCGGGCCCGGTACCGGCCCCGACCGCGTCCGACGGGGCGGTGCGGATCGACAGTGCGCAGCGCACCGCTTCGGTGGACGGGCGGACGCTGGATCTGACGTATCTGGAGTTCGAGCTGCTCGCGCATCTCGTCGCGCACCCCCACCGGGTGCACAGCCGCGACCAGTTGGTGACCACCGTGTGGGGTTACGGGCATGTGGGCGACGGCCGGACCGTCGATGTCCATGTGGCCCGGCTGCGCCGCAAGCTGGGCTCCGAGCACCGGCACACGATCCGTACGGTGCGCCGCGTGGGGTACAAGTACGCGCCCTGATCACACCCGTACGTCTCCGTCTCCGCGCACCCACCGAAGCGCCCTCCCCGGCTGGTCCCCTGTCCCACGGCCCGGGAGGGCGCTGTGCTGCCTTTGATCCTGAACCGGTGCGGCCGCCGGGTGCGTACGGTCAGATGCCTGCCGGTACCTTCGGCGGCGCGTCGCGGTGATCGCGGCCGGGCAGCCGGGAAGCCCCCTTCGGTGTACGCCAGTTGCGCTCGCCCAGCAGCGTCATCACCGCGGGCAGCAGCACCATCCGCACCACGGTCGCGTCCAGCAGGACCGCCACCGCGAGTCCGACGCCCATCTGCTGCATGTCCTGCATCGAGAGCGAGCCGAAGACCGAGAACACCGCGACCATGATCACTGCTGCGCCGGTCACCGCGCCCGCGGTCCGCCGGATGCCCTCGTCGACCGCGTCCCTGGTGCTCAGCCCCCGTTCGCGCGCCTCCCGGATCCGGGACACGACGAACACGTGGTAGTCCATCGACAGACCGAAGAGGACGACCAGGACGAAGAGCGGCATCCAGGACTCGATCGCACCGGCCTTCTCCGAGCCGATCAGCGACGCCCCCCAGCCGTGCTGGAAGACGGCGACCATCACCCCGTAGGCGGCGGCCACCGAGAGCAGGTTGAGGAGGACCGACGTCAGCGCGATGACGTACGAGCGGAAGCAGAAGAGCATCAGCAGGAAGGTCACCGCCGTGATGAAGGCGAAGACCGGAACGATGCCGTGCTTCAGCTGATGGTTGAAGTCGACCGAGTTCGCCAGTTCCCCGGTGACGTAGGCATGGGCGCCGGTGCCGTCGAAGGCGGCGGGCAGCCGCTCGTCCCGCAGTTCGGTCAGCCCGGCCCGGCCGGTGGGCAGGGGCACCTCGATCTCCGCGACGTTCTGCCGGCTGTGCACGGTGACCCGGTCGAAGCCGGCGAGTGCCGTGCGTACGCCCGGCGCTCCGATGTCGTCGGCCTTGACCACCACCGTGGCCGGGGCGGGACCGCCGGGGAAGGTGTCCGCGATATGGCGGTAGGAGACCGACAGCTCGGACGACGAGCCGAACTGCTTCTCCAGGCCGAGCTCCTCCGTCTTCATACCCAGCGCGGGCGCCGCCAGGGCCAGCAGCACCACCACCGCTCCGGCCGCGAAGACCGCGGGACGGGCCAGCACCGGCTTCAGCAGCCGTCCGGCTGTCGCGCCGCTCTGCCGCACGCCGCGCCTGCCGCGCCGGTTCAGCAGCGGGACCCGGCCGGCGTCGATCCGGTCGCCCAGCCAGGAGAGCAGCGCGGGCAGCACCGTCACCGAGCCGAGCATCGCGATGAGGACCACGAGGATGGTGGCGAGCGCGAAGCCCTTGAACAGCATCAGGCCGGACAGGAACATCCCGGCCATCGCCACCATCACGGTGACCCCGGAGACGAGCACGGCCCGGCCGCTGGTGGCCGCCGCGATACGCAGCGCGGTCTCGGCGTCGCGCCCCGCGGCCCGTTCGTCCCGCTCGCGCCGCAGGTAGAAGAGGCAGTAGTCGACGCCGACGGCGAAGCCCATCAGGAACATCACCGAGTACGTGGTCTGGAAGAGGTGCAGCTGGTGGCTGGCGAGTGACAGCAGCCCGAACGCCGCCATGCACGCCGTCAGCGCGAGTCCGACGGGCAGCAGCGCGGCCACCACGGCCCCGAAGGCCACCAGGAGGATGCCCAACGCCAGTGGTACGGCGGTGAATTCGGCCGAGCGGAGGTCCTTGGAGAGCAGGTCGCCGAGCCACTTGCCCGCGCTGGCGTCGCCGAACTGGTAGATCCGTACGTCCGGCCGGCCGGCACGCACCCCGGACACCGCGTCGAGCACCGGCCCCACCCGGTCGGCCGCGGTGTCCGCGTCGCCCTTCATGTCGAAGGTGATCAGCGCGTCCCTGCCGTCCTTGGAGGGGACGGGCGCCGCGATGTTCCGTACCGCTCCGGTCTTCCCGACGGCCGTGGTGACCGCGCGGGCCGCGGGCTTCCAGTCGCCGGCGCTCCTGCCCGACACCATGACCATCTCGCCGGCGGGCCGGCTGAGACCGGCGTCCTCCAGGATGCGGGTGGCCCGCGCCGAGTCGCCCGCGCCGTTCTCGGAGTCGGACATGTTGACCATGCCGGAGGCCCCGCCGATGCCCATGGCGAGCACCACGAACACCAGCCAGCCGATGATGGCTGTTCTGCGGTGGTGCGCGCTCCACACACCGATACGGGCCGCGAGGTTGAGCCTCATGGCGTTTCGCCCCCAGTTGTAAGCGTCGGTTGATTCGCCTCCCACGCTAGGAACGGGCCGCGGACGGCCCCAGCCGTCGAGGCCCCCTGTGCGGAGCCATAAGGCGAGGGGCGGGGGGTGGTGCCAGCTACACCCCCGAATCGGGTGCGGAACCCAATGCCCCGGGCGCCCCCTTGCGGCCACACTGGTGTCCAGGCCGGCGATCACCCGGCCAGGGACGAGAGGGACATCACCATGAGGGCGACGAAGGCACGCGACGCGGGGGTGGCGGCCGTACGGGGCCTGGCGCTGGCCGGGATGTCACTCATCGGCTCGATCACGCTCTTCACTCTGGCGGTCACCTCGATCGCGCTGATCCCGGTCGGTGTCGGTGTCTTCACCACGCCGGCGCTGCTGGACCTGATCCGCTCGCACGCCGACCAGCGCCGGCTGCTGGCGGCCAAGTGGACGGGCACCCGCATTCCGGTGGTGCGCCGGCCGCTCCCGCTCCAGCCGCGGCCGGGCACAGCCGGTCAGGTGGAGCGCTGCACGGTGCTGGTGAAGGATCCCGCGACGTGGCGCGACATGCGCTGGCTGCTCGTCGACATGACGGCGGGCGCGGTCACCGCGCTGCTGCCGCTGTCGCTGTTCAGCGAGGGGGTCTTCGGCATCCTGCTGCTGCTCGGTCTGTGGAAGCCGATCGTCCGTGCGGGCGGCGGGTACTGGTACGAGTTCGTCCGGGTCGACAGCTGGACCACCGCGGCGCTCGCGGCCCTGGTCGGTGTCTGCTGGATCGCGGCCGGACTGCGTTTCGGGCCCGCTCTGATCCGCGCCCACTTCGCCATCACCCGCTCGGTGCTGGCCCCGACCAGGGAGGCCGAGCTGGGCGAGCGCATCGACCGGCTCACCGAGACCCGGCACGACGCCGTGGACAGCTCGGCCGCCGAACTGCGCCGGATCGAGCGGGATCTGCACGACGGTGCGCAGGCCAGGCTGGTGGCGATGGGCATGAACCTCTCCACCGTCGAGGCGCTCATCGAGAAGGACCCGGCGCAGGCGAAGAAGATGCTGTCGATGGCCCGCGAGTCGTCGGCGGAGGCGCTCACGGAGCTGCGGGACCTGGTGCGCGGCATCCACCCGCCGGTGCTGGCGGAGCGCGGACTCGGTGACGCGGTCAGGGCCCTGGCGCTGCGGCTGCCCGTACCGACCGAGGTCGAGGTGGACATGGCGGGCCGTGCGGAGGCCCCGGTCGAGTCGGCGGCGTACTTCGCGGTCAGCGAGGTCCTGACGAACGCCGTCAAGCACGCGGGGGCGGACCGGATCTGGGTCGACATCCACCACACCCGGGGGATGCTGCGGATGTCGGTCACCGATGACGGCCGCGGGGGCGCGTCGCCGGGAAAGGGTTCGGGACTGAGCGGAATCGAACGCCGACTGGGTACATTCGACGGCGTACTGGCCGTCAACAGCCCGGTGGGCGGCCCGACCATGGTGACGATGGAGATTCCGTGCGCGTTGTCCTCGCCGAAGACCTCTTCCTGCTGAGAGACGGCCTGGTCCGGATGTTGGAGGCGTACGACTTCGAGATCGCGGCTGCGGTCGAGACCGGACCCGAACTGACAAAGGCCTTCGCCGAGTTGGAGCCGGACGTCGCTGTGGTCGACGTCCGGCTGCCGCCGTCCCACACGGACGAGGGCCTCCAGTGCGCGCTGGCCGCCCGCCGGGCCAGGCCCGGGCTGCCGGTCCTGGTCCTGTCGCAGCATGTGGAGCAGTTGTACGCGCGCGAGCTGCTGGCGGACGGTACGGGAGGCGTGGGATATCTGCTCAAGGACCGGGTGTTCGACGCCGACCAGTTCATCGACGCGGTGCGCCGGGTGGCGGCGGGCGGTACCGCGATGGACCCGCAGGTGATCCAGCAACTGCTGTCCCGGCGGGCCCAGGACAAGCCGGTGGGCAGCCTCACCCCGCGCGAGCTGGAGGTCATGGAGCTGATGGCGCAGGGGCGTTCCAACGCGGCGATCGCGGGCCAGCTCGTGGTGACGGAGCGGGCGGTGGCGAAGCACACGTCGAACATCTTCGGCAAACTGAGCCTGCCGGTGTCGGACGACGACAACCGGCGGGTCCTCGCGGTGCTCGCCTATCTCGACCGGGGGTAGCGGTACCGGCGGTTGAACCGTACGGACCGGAACCGGGAGCGAGATCCCGCGGATAAGCGAACGTGGCCCATCTGCGGCCTTTCCCCCGAAAAGAACCGGCCTTTCCGTGGTCCGGTTTCTTTCCGCGCGACTTTGCCGCCCCGCCGCGAATGATCGGGCTTGATACCGGTCACTCGAATTCATTGAACGGTCCGTCCGTACCGGAAATGCTGATCGGAGATCTCCCGGAGCGGGAGGCCGGCGCCCGGCGGGGCAGGCAGCTGAACGGCCCTGCCGGGAACGGGTGAACAATTCGCAGGTCAGCGCCGTACACCCGAGCAGCTGCCAACAGACCGTAATCGACCTGCTGAAGATCGCCGTGATACCCAACTCCACGGCTGACCAACCATGAATCCGGCGGGCCGAAAGATGGAACCGGGCCGCTTTTACGCACTCATACCTGTGCGCCCCATTGCTCCGCCTCCCCCTCGTCATTACCGTGCGCATCGCATGCATCTGTCATCGCACGGACCGTCAGCAGCATTGACGCGCAACACGAGGGAGTGCCGATGCACGAGCTGTCCAGACGTACGCTGCTGAGCACCGCGGGCGCGATCGGCGCCGGCGCCGCGATCGGCGCACAGGCGACCCCCGCCGCAGCGGCCGGCGCACCGGCCGCCATCCCCCCGAGACGCTCCCCCGCGGCACCGGAGCCCCTCAACACCGGCCCGGCCCGCGCCGCCCTGAAGCGTCTGCTGCCGCGCCACGCAGACCAGTTCACGCTCACGCTTCTCACCGGCGCGGAACGCTTCCGGGTCACCGGCTCCACGGGCCGGATCGAGGTCGCCGCCACCGGCCCCGCCACGGCACTGACCGGCGTCCACTGGTACCTCAAGTACGTGTGCCGGGCGCACATCTCGTGGAACACCTCGCAGCTCGACCTCCCCGCACGGCTGCCCGCACCCGGCGCGGCCGTCCAGCAGTCGGCGACCGTCCCGCACCGCTTCGCGCTCAACGACACCCACGACGGCTACACCGCCCCCTACGCGGACTGGCCGCACTGGGAGCGGACGATCGACGTCCTGGCCCTGCACGGCTGCAACGAGGTCCTCATCACGCCCGGTCAGGAAGCCGTCTACCACCGGCTGCTCCAGGACTTCGGGTACTCCGACACCGAGGCCCGCGCCTGGCTGCCCGCCCCTTCCCACCAGCCCTGGTGGCTCCTCCAGAACATGAGCGGATACGGCGGCCCGCTCTCCACCGCGCTGATCGACCGGCGCGCCGCCCTGGGCCGGCAGATCGCCGACCGGCTGCGCGAACTGGGGATGCACCCGGTGTTCCCCGGCTACTTCGGGACCGTGCCTGACGAGTTCCCCGAGCGCAACCCCGGCGCCGACGTCGTACCGCAGGGCACCTGGAACGGGCTGCGGCGCCCCGACTGGCTCGACCCGAGGAGCGAGGTCTTCGACCGGGTGGCCGCGGCCTTCTACCGGCACCAGTCCGAACTCCTCGGCGAGGCACAGCACTTCAAGATGGACCTGCTCCACGAGGGCGGCACCCCCGGTGATGTCCCCGTCGCCGACGCCGCCCGGGCCGTCGAGACCTCCTTGCACACCGCCCACCCCGACGCCACCTGGGTCATCCTCGGCTGGGGCGCCAACCCGCGCGCCGAACTGCTCCGGGCCGTGGACACCGACCGGATCCTGATCGTCGACGGGCTCTCCGACATCGACACCGTCACCGATCGGGAGAAGGACTGGGGCGGCGCCCCGTACGCCTTCGGCTCCATCCCCGACTTCGGCGGCCGTACGACGATCGGGGCCGACACCGACCGCTGGACGGAGAAGTTCACGGCGTGGCGCGACAAGGCGGGCAGCGCGCTGGCCGGCACCGCGTACATGCCGGAGGCAGCCGAGCGCGACCCGGCCGCCTTCGAGCTCTTCAGCGAACTGGCCTGGCGCACCGAGAAGATCGACCGGACCGCGTGGTTCACCCGGTACGCCGGCGTGCGCTACGGCGGCGACGACCGCGCCGCGCGCACGGCCTTCGCCGCGCTCGCCACCACCGCGTACCAGCTGACCACCACCGACGGACGCCCGGTCGACTCGCTCTTCGCCCGCCGGCCCAGCCTCACCGCCTCCGTCAAGTCCGCCTTCGACACCGCCGGGTTCGACACCGCCTTCGCCGCCCTGCTCGATGTCGGCGCACCGCTGCGCGGCTCGGACGCGTACCGCTACGACCTCGTCGATCTCGCCCGGCAGGCACTCGCCGACCGGGGCCGGATCCTGCTGCCCCAACTGCACGACGCCTACACCGGCAAGGACGCCGCCACCCTCCGTACGCTGTCCGCGCTCTGGCTGAAGCTGATGCGGCTCGCCGACACGCTGGCCGGCTGCCACCAGGCGTTCCTGCTCGGTCCCTGGCTGGAGGAGGCGAAGCGCTTCGCCACCAGCCCGGCCGAGGCGGTGCAGTTGGAGTGGACGGCCCGCACTCTCATCACCACGTGGGGCGACCGCACCGCAGCCGACCACCTCAGCAACTACGCGAACCGCGACTGGCACGGGCTGCTCAGCGATGTCCACCTCCCGCAGTGGCAGGCGTTCCTGGACGAACTGGCGGCCGCGCTCGCCGAAGGACGGGACGCCAAGACCTTCGACTGGTTCCCGGACGAGCAGTCCTGGACCCACGGGACGCAGTCGTACCCCGTCAAGGCGACCGGCGACGCGTACCGCACAGCGCAGCGGGTGTACGACACCCTGGCCACGGCCCCGTACCAGGGCGCCGCCACCGTCTCCGCGCAGCCCGTCGCCTTCACCCCGGGCAGCACCGGCACGGTCACGGCCGGCTTCCGCAACCTCAACGGGCTGCGCGCGACCGGCCAGGTCGACTTCACGCTGACCGGCCTGAACGGCACACCGAAGGGCGGCACCTCCCTGAAGAGTGTCGGTCCTGGCGCGTCGGGCTCGGTCTCCTGGCTGGTCACCGCCCCCTCCGAACCGCTGACCACTCCGCTGCGCCCGATGCCGTACACCCTGCTGACCCGGTTCGGACCGCAGGGCGGGAAGCAGGTGGACGTGCGGGAGCGGAGCGCGGTGTACGTGGCCGCTCCGCTCGCCGCCGGGTGGCGGACGTACACCGGCAACGACGCCGTGTTCGGGCAGCTGGACGGACGGCTGGCGATCAACGGCGGCGGGCAGGACCTGTGGAAGGGCACCACCCAGTTCGGCACCGCGTTCCAGGCGGGGGCGATGACCGACGGTACCAGCGTGACCGTACGGGTGGACTCCCAGGACGACACCGGGAGCTGGGCCCGGTGCGGGATCGTCGTGCGCAACAGCCTGGCCACCCCGGGCTCTGCCGGGTTCCTGAACCTGGCGGTGACACCCGGCCAGGGCGTCGTGCTCTCGTACGACACGGACGGCGACGGAGCGCTGGACACCTACAAGCGCGTCACCGGGATCAAGGCACCGGTCGTGCTGCGGCTCACGCGGGCGGGCACCGCGTACACC
This genomic interval carries:
- a CDS encoding winged helix-turn-helix domain-containing protein, yielding MADTRSFSAATAATAATTAAAATATPLPSHRHRLRSVDRDEVVPVADFLPPGATWLPAPQHTLPSVPGQPPMVGYLVLVPADHQPGPVPAPTASDGAVRIDSAQRTASVDGRTLDLTYLEFELLAHLVAHPHRVHSRDQLVTTVWGYGHVGDGRTVDVHVARLRRKLGSEHRHTIRTVRRVGYKYAP
- a CDS encoding alpha-N-acetylglucosaminidase, which translates into the protein MHELSRRTLLSTAGAIGAGAAIGAQATPAAAAGAPAAIPPRRSPAAPEPLNTGPARAALKRLLPRHADQFTLTLLTGAERFRVTGSTGRIEVAATGPATALTGVHWYLKYVCRAHISWNTSQLDLPARLPAPGAAVQQSATVPHRFALNDTHDGYTAPYADWPHWERTIDVLALHGCNEVLITPGQEAVYHRLLQDFGYSDTEARAWLPAPSHQPWWLLQNMSGYGGPLSTALIDRRAALGRQIADRLRELGMHPVFPGYFGTVPDEFPERNPGADVVPQGTWNGLRRPDWLDPRSEVFDRVAAAFYRHQSELLGEAQHFKMDLLHEGGTPGDVPVADAARAVETSLHTAHPDATWVILGWGANPRAELLRAVDTDRILIVDGLSDIDTVTDREKDWGGAPYAFGSIPDFGGRTTIGADTDRWTEKFTAWRDKAGSALAGTAYMPEAAERDPAAFELFSELAWRTEKIDRTAWFTRYAGVRYGGDDRAARTAFAALATTAYQLTTTDGRPVDSLFARRPSLTASVKSAFDTAGFDTAFAALLDVGAPLRGSDAYRYDLVDLARQALADRGRILLPQLHDAYTGKDAATLRTLSALWLKLMRLADTLAGCHQAFLLGPWLEEAKRFATSPAEAVQLEWTARTLITTWGDRTAADHLSNYANRDWHGLLSDVHLPQWQAFLDELAAALAEGRDAKTFDWFPDEQSWTHGTQSYPVKATGDAYRTAQRVYDTLATAPYQGAATVSAQPVAFTPGSTGTVTAGFRNLNGLRATGQVDFTLTGLNGTPKGGTSLKSVGPGASGSVSWLVTAPSEPLTTPLRPMPYTLLTRFGPQGGKQVDVRERSAVYVAAPLAAGWRTYTGNDAVFGQLDGRLAINGGGQDLWKGTTQFGTAFQAGAMTDGTSVTVRVDSQDDTGSWARCGIVVRNSLATPGSAGFLNLAVTPGQGVVLSYDTDGDGALDTYKRVTGIKAPVVLRLTRAGTAYTGSFSTDGGSSWRAVATVAVPSAADSQDTGIFMSATNGGNGMRGTVDFSGWSLS
- a CDS encoding response regulator transcription factor, producing MRVVLAEDLFLLRDGLVRMLEAYDFEIAAAVETGPELTKAFAELEPDVAVVDVRLPPSHTDEGLQCALAARRARPGLPVLVLSQHVEQLYARELLADGTGGVGYLLKDRVFDADQFIDAVRRVAAGGTAMDPQVIQQLLSRRAQDKPVGSLTPRELEVMELMAQGRSNAAIAGQLVVTERAVAKHTSNIFGKLSLPVSDDDNRRVLAVLAYLDRG
- a CDS encoding MMPL family transporter, whose protein sequence is MRLNLAARIGVWSAHHRRTAIIGWLVFVVLAMGIGGASGMVNMSDSENGAGDSARATRILEDAGLSRPAGEMVMVSGRSAGDWKPAARAVTTAVGKTGAVRNIAAPVPSKDGRDALITFDMKGDADTAADRVGPVLDAVSGVRAGRPDVRIYQFGDASAGKWLGDLLSKDLRSAEFTAVPLALGILLVAFGAVVAALLPVGLALTACMAAFGLLSLASHQLHLFQTTYSVMFLMGFAVGVDYCLFYLRRERDERAAGRDAETALRIAAATSGRAVLVSGVTVMVAMAGMFLSGLMLFKGFALATILVVLIAMLGSVTVLPALLSWLGDRIDAGRVPLLNRRGRRGVRQSGATAGRLLKPVLARPAVFAAGAVVVLLALAAPALGMKTEELGLEKQFGSSSELSVSYRHIADTFPGGPAPATVVVKADDIGAPGVRTALAGFDRVTVHSRQNVAEIEVPLPTGRAGLTELRDERLPAAFDGTGAHAYVTGELANSVDFNHQLKHGIVPVFAFITAVTFLLMLFCFRSYVIALTSVLLNLLSVAAAYGVMVAVFQHGWGASLIGSEKAGAIESWMPLFVLVVLFGLSMDYHVFVVSRIREARERGLSTRDAVDEGIRRTAGAVTGAAVIMVAVFSVFGSLSMQDMQQMGVGLAVAVLLDATVVRMVLLPAVMTLLGERNWRTPKGASRLPGRDHRDAPPKVPAGI
- a CDS encoding sensor histidine kinase — protein: MRATKARDAGVAAVRGLALAGMSLIGSITLFTLAVTSIALIPVGVGVFTTPALLDLIRSHADQRRLLAAKWTGTRIPVVRRPLPLQPRPGTAGQVERCTVLVKDPATWRDMRWLLVDMTAGAVTALLPLSLFSEGVFGILLLLGLWKPIVRAGGGYWYEFVRVDSWTTAALAALVGVCWIAAGLRFGPALIRAHFAITRSVLAPTREAELGERIDRLTETRHDAVDSSAAELRRIERDLHDGAQARLVAMGMNLSTVEALIEKDPAQAKKMLSMARESSAEALTELRDLVRGIHPPVLAERGLGDAVRALALRLPVPTEVEVDMAGRAEAPVESAAYFAVSEVLTNAVKHAGADRIWVDIHHTRGMLRMSVTDDGRGGASPGKGSGLSGIERRLGTFDGVLAVNSPVGGPTMVTMEIPCALSSPKTSSC